Proteins encoded within one genomic window of Cytophagales bacterium:
- a CDS encoding nucleoside hydrolase has translation MHLIRLFALLIAFLIIASCTAQKERLPLIIDADTANEVDDLFALVRAIEAPEFDLLGITSAQFHTSPLASEQSANESQTINEDLIRLLDKKDLPLPLGSNQPLQAVDQPQTSEASRFIIEKAHAMKENQKLHLVILGSCTNVASAILMDPTIVPKIQVHYLGFWHTLATNQYDKKEFNSGNDTLAVNFLLDHPTLDLSVMTATTSQHLMFNKKVVDQQLKGKGGIHDYLVNRWETYDRWWTEEDPEKTEWIMWDVAIIEALAHPEWATTQTFLTPPENTPREIKIHTSIDTQQMEADFWEHMHKLSNK, from the coding sequence ATGCACCTTATCAGGCTCTTTGCCCTACTTATCGCTTTCCTAATAATCGCCAGCTGTACTGCTCAAAAAGAGCGATTACCACTCATCATCGATGCAGACACAGCTAATGAGGTGGATGATCTATTCGCACTTGTACGGGCCATTGAAGCGCCTGAGTTCGATCTATTGGGCATTACTTCGGCACAGTTTCATACCTCACCATTGGCCAGTGAACAGTCGGCCAATGAAAGCCAGACAATCAATGAAGACCTCATTCGGTTACTGGATAAAAAAGACTTACCACTTCCTTTGGGTAGCAATCAACCCTTGCAGGCAGTCGATCAACCGCAAACTTCAGAAGCGTCAAGGTTTATTATCGAAAAAGCGCACGCCATGAAGGAAAACCAAAAACTACACTTGGTCATTTTGGGCTCCTGTACTAATGTTGCTTCTGCTATTCTTATGGACCCAACGATTGTCCCCAAAATTCAAGTCCATTACCTCGGATTCTGGCATACCCTGGCAACTAATCAATATGACAAAAAGGAGTTTAATTCCGGTAATGACACCCTTGCGGTGAACTTCCTGCTCGATCACCCTACTTTGGATTTAAGTGTCATGACAGCCACTACCAGTCAGCACCTCATGTTCAACAAAAAGGTCGTTGACCAGCAATTAAAAGGTAAAGGTGGCATCCACGACTACCTGGTGAACAGATGGGAAACCTACGATCGATGGTGGACGGAAGAAGATCCTGAAAAAACCGAATGGATCATGTGGGATGTGGCCATCATTGAGGCGCTGGCTCATCCTGAGTGGGCTACTACCCAAACGTTTCTAACTCCTCCGGAAAACACCCCACGTGAAATCAAGATACATACCTCGATCGACACCCAACAAATGGAAGCAGACTTTTGGGAACACATGCACAAATTGTCCAACAAATAG
- a CDS encoding GNAT family N-acetyltransferase → MNCQPIHRNDLPQLIQYFDSLSEKTRSFYGPHPFDEPTLRALCDGSYESFKAFVVTEQTSIIGYTVIKQGYSEGELYRYPNYDIIMDSTNHFLYAPSISDAHQSKGIGSIMLAYIENYLQPQAATHLVLWGGVQARNQRAIRYYEKNGFFKLGEFHYDGLDNWDMVKPLIN, encoded by the coding sequence TTGAATTGCCAGCCCATCCATAGAAACGACCTGCCCCAATTGATCCAATATTTTGATAGCCTGTCAGAAAAGACGCGGAGTTTCTACGGTCCTCACCCTTTTGATGAGCCGACCCTTCGGGCCTTATGTGATGGAAGCTATGAAAGTTTCAAGGCCTTTGTCGTAACAGAGCAAACATCCATCATAGGCTATACCGTCATCAAGCAAGGCTATTCGGAAGGAGAGCTATACCGATATCCGAATTATGACATCATTATGGATTCAACGAATCACTTTTTATACGCTCCTTCGATAAGTGATGCACATCAGTCCAAGGGGATCGGAAGTATCATGTTGGCATATATCGAAAATTACCTGCAACCTCAAGCAGCAACACATCTTGTGCTTTGGGGTGGAGTACAAGCCAGGAATCAACGGGCGATTCGCTATTACGAGAAAAATGGCTTTTTCAAGCTCGGAGAATTCCATTACGATGGACTCGATAATTGGGACATGGTCAAGCCATTGATCAATTGA
- a CDS encoding endonuclease V, with the protein MILAFDTYYNQDKAKTVCVAFENWKDVEPGDIYEEILEGIAAYEPGAFYKRELPCILSLLEKIHIKKIDTIIVDGFVFLDDAGKLGLGGHLHHELSESIPVIGVAKSKFSRIENDQKELFRGESKKPLYITAIGTTLDTAFDHIKSMHGNFRMPTLLQLLDQQTKALD; encoded by the coding sequence TTGATTCTGGCATTTGATACATACTACAATCAAGACAAGGCAAAAACTGTTTGTGTGGCTTTTGAAAATTGGAAGGATGTTGAGCCGGGAGATATTTATGAAGAAATCCTCGAAGGTATAGCTGCATACGAACCGGGAGCGTTTTACAAACGGGAATTACCTTGCATTCTAAGCCTGCTGGAGAAAATTCACATAAAGAAGATTGATACAATCATAGTTGATGGCTTTGTGTTTTTGGATGATGCAGGTAAGTTGGGACTTGGAGGTCATTTGCACCACGAATTGAGTGAGTCCATTCCGGTTATTGGGGTAGCCAAGTCCAAGTTCTCCAGGATTGAAAATGATCAGAAAGAACTCTTCCGGGGAGAGAGTAAAAAACCACTCTACATTACTGCAATAGGCACAACATTAGATACCGCTTTCGATCATATAAAATCGATGCATGGTAACTTTAGAATGCCCACATTGTTGCAATTACTCGATCAGCAAACTAAAGCACTGGACTGA
- a CDS encoding AraC family transcriptional regulator — protein MEAILEDIENPAGQSFKARKYEDQKGCPSPGWHIHPEYELVMISKGSGTVYAGSHFSAYDDGLLIFLGPNIPHMPFHNPDQEDSLEVVVQFRNDFPQRHLASFPEFEKLRQLCLKSHEGLIFGPETKNKVTDLLLNLCELPESLQLCKFLEVLVMLSESEEFASLNIQGIYKERDQGYDRINQTYDYVATNYRQEIKVAAIADQLGLTENSFCRFFKKMTQKTFIQFVNEYRINKAAESIHLEDKKVGEVMYESGFNDPSFFNRQFRKYKGVSPLTYLKQHERRTFKQ, from the coding sequence ATGGAAGCCATTTTAGAAGACATTGAAAACCCTGCAGGACAATCTTTCAAGGCACGAAAGTACGAAGACCAAAAAGGCTGTCCCAGTCCCGGATGGCACATCCATCCTGAATATGAACTGGTCATGATTTCTAAAGGATCCGGTACCGTCTATGCGGGTAGTCACTTTTCTGCCTATGATGATGGGCTATTGATCTTTTTGGGACCAAATATCCCGCATATGCCATTCCATAACCCTGATCAAGAGGATAGTCTGGAGGTAGTTGTGCAATTCCGAAATGATTTTCCGCAAAGGCATTTGGCCTCATTTCCGGAGTTTGAAAAACTTCGGCAACTGTGTTTGAAGAGTCATGAAGGATTGATCTTCGGTCCGGAAACCAAAAACAAGGTGACTGACTTACTGCTCAATTTGTGTGAGTTACCAGAATCATTACAGCTGTGTAAGTTTTTGGAAGTGCTGGTCATGCTTTCAGAAAGCGAGGAATTTGCATCACTCAATATTCAGGGCATTTATAAAGAGCGAGATCAGGGATATGATCGCATCAATCAGACTTATGACTATGTAGCCACGAATTATAGGCAAGAAATAAAAGTAGCTGCCATCGCTGATCAATTAGGCCTTACTGAAAATTCGTTTTGTCGTTTCTTCAAGAAGATGACGCAAAAAACCTTCATACAGTTCGTTAATGAGTATCGAATCAATAAAGCGGCGGAATCCATTCACCTGGAAGACAAAAAAGTAGGGGAGGTGATGTACGAATCAGGATTCAATGACCCCTCTTTTTTCAATCGACAATTCCGAAAGTACAAAGGAGTATCACCTCTGACTTATCTGAAACAACATGAAAGGAGAACGTTTAAGCAATGA
- a CDS encoding alpha/beta hydrolase-fold protein — MKSKRLKAFLWVAMIAVNVVLAQDKTGLEFSRTEVIPIQDTQNDRAYELYVRLPANYADSVHKQYPVLYYTDAMWHVEMLSGATDFLMEEAILVGISWQLDIDAASIEELGAHVSRYRDYSFREISNEEYQKKYNFGQADKHMAFIEKDVIPYVEHNYRTQPNQRSYFGYSMSGEFGTYLMLAQPGLFNQYILGSPSIREDDIAELTEISAQVKELNAQVFISYGSEEEAAGKRIETFIDMLKSRNDQSLKLNPVVVEGDHQRAFPMTAVRGVEWVSNLYAFPSLSGPYFGQEIPELEPSIFAPGTISVDGRQENGISFSPDLDEVFFSAEKVNGDPAIYFSKLENGKWTVIEEAGFTEGRKSGEMQPFVSFDNEKIYFTGHNSDLSDTKIWYVDRDEDSWGKAQRLALPIEDKAFYANQSANGDLFFTNVSTFKMNQAENENGNYPDVQEMEVDFGFHGFIAPDQGYMVVNYRHQEDPNRKDHDIFVYFKKKDGSWTEPINLGGSVNSDFDENTPSITPDGKFLFFLRRNKDGGTLDVYWVSTEVIERLRPPE; from the coding sequence ATGAAAAGTAAAAGGTTAAAAGCATTTCTTTGGGTAGCTATGATAGCAGTCAATGTTGTCCTGGCCCAGGACAAAACAGGGCTGGAATTTTCACGCACAGAAGTCATTCCTATTCAGGATACACAAAACGACCGTGCGTACGAACTCTACGTCAGATTACCGGCGAATTATGCGGATAGTGTCCATAAGCAATACCCTGTGCTTTATTATACAGATGCCATGTGGCATGTGGAGATGTTGTCTGGTGCTACTGACTTCCTGATGGAAGAAGCGATTTTGGTGGGAATTTCCTGGCAATTGGATATTGACGCAGCTTCGATAGAGGAACTAGGCGCCCATGTAAGTAGGTACCGGGATTATTCCTTTCGGGAGATAAGCAATGAAGAGTATCAAAAGAAGTACAATTTTGGACAAGCAGACAAACACATGGCGTTCATAGAAAAAGATGTAATTCCTTATGTTGAGCATAATTACCGAACTCAACCCAATCAGCGATCTTACTTTGGCTATTCAATGAGTGGTGAGTTTGGCACCTATCTGATGCTAGCACAACCTGGCTTGTTTAATCAGTATATCCTGGGAAGTCCATCTATAAGGGAAGACGATATTGCTGAGCTCACGGAAATTTCTGCTCAAGTGAAAGAACTTAATGCTCAGGTATTCATTTCTTATGGTTCGGAAGAAGAGGCGGCTGGTAAGCGCATTGAGACTTTCATTGATATGTTGAAATCCAGAAATGATCAAAGCCTTAAACTTAATCCAGTAGTTGTTGAAGGTGACCATCAAAGAGCTTTCCCTATGACTGCTGTTCGAGGTGTTGAGTGGGTTTCAAATCTTTATGCTTTTCCGAGCCTGTCGGGACCTTATTTTGGTCAGGAGATACCTGAGCTGGAACCTAGTATTTTTGCTCCAGGGACGATCTCTGTTGATGGAAGACAAGAGAATGGTATTTCATTTTCTCCAGATTTGGATGAGGTGTTTTTTTCTGCCGAAAAGGTAAATGGAGATCCAGCTATCTATTTCTCGAAGTTAGAAAATGGGAAATGGACTGTCATTGAGGAGGCAGGATTCACGGAAGGTCGGAAGAGTGGTGAAATGCAACCTTTCGTGAGTTTCGATAATGAGAAGATCTATTTCACGGGGCATAATTCAGACCTGTCAGATACTAAAATTTGGTACGTTGATCGTGATGAGGATTCCTGGGGTAAAGCCCAAAGGCTAGCATTGCCTATCGAGGACAAGGCTTTCTATGCGAATCAATCCGCAAATGGCGACCTGTTCTTTACCAACGTGTCAACCTTCAAGATGAATCAGGCGGAGAATGAAAATGGAAATTACCCTGACGTTCAAGAGATGGAAGTCGATTTTGGCTTTCATGGATTCATTGCCCCGGATCAGGGGTACATGGTGGTCAATTACCGCCATCAGGAAGATCCGAATAGAAAAGACCATGACATTTTCGTCTACTTTAAAAAGAAGGATGGCTCCTGGACGGAACCTATCAACCTGGGTGGGTCGGTCAATTCCGATTTTGACGAAAATACCCCTAGTATCACCCCTGATGGTAAGTTTTTATTCTTCCTACGAAGAAATAAAGACGGAGGAACCTTGGATGTTTATTGGGTAAGTACGGAAGTCATAGAACGCCTAAGACCACCAGAATAG
- a CDS encoding serine hydrolase gives MKKKPNLKSFIATLIIALLVPSCAQESTSSKSQELIEKVATGLTTPVYIDGDATWSIEERMEHYGVPGVSIAVIHKGEIAWAKGFGVMDKESQAPVTSETLFQASALSIPVSAYGAIRMVEQGKVELDENINSYLKSWKVPESEFTKEKKATIRNILNHSAGITLHATPGYSSSTPRPTLIEVLSGTSPAINEPIAIKREPDVSYYISYTGYGIIQQMMVDVEGRAFPGIMDDLVLAPLAMTNSTFSLELSQEQLARAATAYEQDGAMVEGKRFVHPVSAGRGLWTTPTDLAKFLIHVQQTLKGKRDHGLSQEMTRTMVTPHSVSSYGNGLDYGLGFQLVNKKEVYLRHWGWNRGYYSEFMVNREGDYGVVVMTNNTFPAFNAEVIRAVARTYGWDDYVPEHTKVPIDQTLADEITGRYQASNSIVEVYQENDQLFFKNILDVNAQELIKVSDNLFARRTANRLIQFNPGTENETATLVSKDRYDESFATTLVKKDQGDKSPVEYLLDGDLDGALEAYSTLQDADPDHPMIEEEYIDDIGFDFYHSDRKKLAQNTFKVNTMLYPESSRVYHSYARACKDLGDTDLAIENFSKSLELNPENNLAAHELEELRKGE, from the coding sequence ATGAAAAAGAAACCTAACTTAAAATCATTTATTGCCACTTTGATCATTGCGTTGCTGGTACCCTCATGCGCACAGGAATCAACTTCTTCGAAAAGCCAGGAGCTCATCGAGAAGGTTGCGACTGGCCTTACCACACCAGTGTATATCGATGGTGATGCTACCTGGTCGATTGAAGAACGAATGGAGCATTATGGTGTTCCGGGCGTGAGTATTGCGGTCATTCACAAGGGTGAGATTGCCTGGGCAAAAGGCTTTGGTGTCATGGACAAGGAAAGTCAGGCACCGGTTACCAGCGAAACACTTTTTCAGGCTTCTGCTTTGAGTATTCCCGTTTCTGCTTATGGAGCAATTCGTATGGTAGAACAAGGCAAAGTCGAATTGGATGAAAACATCAATAGCTATTTGAAGTCCTGGAAAGTACCCGAAAGTGAATTCACCAAAGAAAAGAAAGCCACCATTAGAAACATATTAAATCATTCTGCGGGGATTACGCTTCACGCAACGCCGGGCTATAGTTCTAGTACGCCAAGGCCAACATTAATAGAGGTCTTAAGTGGAACTTCTCCCGCGATCAATGAGCCGATTGCCATTAAAAGAGAGCCAGATGTAAGTTATTACATTTCCTATACGGGTTACGGGATCATTCAGCAGATGATGGTCGATGTGGAAGGCAGGGCTTTTCCCGGGATCATGGATGACCTGGTGTTAGCACCATTAGCTATGACCAATAGCACCTTTAGCCTGGAACTTTCTCAGGAACAACTGGCAAGGGCAGCCACTGCTTACGAGCAAGACGGTGCCATGGTAGAAGGTAAAAGATTTGTTCACCCGGTATCGGCTGGAAGAGGCTTATGGACCACCCCAACGGACCTTGCTAAATTTCTCATTCACGTTCAGCAAACCTTGAAAGGGAAGCGTGATCATGGTTTATCACAAGAGATGACACGAACAATGGTCACACCTCATAGTGTGAGTAGTTACGGAAATGGACTTGATTACGGTCTTGGATTTCAACTGGTCAACAAAAAAGAGGTCTACCTCAGACATTGGGGATGGAACAGGGGGTACTATTCTGAGTTCATGGTGAATCGTGAAGGAGATTATGGGGTGGTGGTCATGACTAATAACACGTTTCCTGCCTTCAATGCAGAAGTGATTCGTGCAGTAGCCCGGACCTATGGATGGGATGATTATGTTCCCGAACACACTAAGGTGCCAATTGACCAGACGTTAGCGGATGAGATCACGGGTAGGTATCAGGCGAGCAATTCCATTGTAGAGGTCTATCAAGAGAATGATCAACTTTTCTTTAAAAATATATTGGACGTTAATGCCCAAGAATTGATTAAAGTCTCCGATAACCTATTTGCCAGAAGAACGGCCAATCGGTTGATCCAATTCAACCCTGGAACCGAGAATGAAACAGCCACGCTGGTTTCTAAAGATCGTTATGATGAATCCTTCGCCACTACTTTGGTTAAAAAGGATCAGGGTGATAAAAGTCCGGTGGAATACTTACTGGACGGAGATCTGGATGGAGCACTGGAGGCTTATAGCACTTTACAAGATGCCGATCCTGATCACCCGATGATTGAGGAAGAATACATCGACGACATAGGTTTTGATTTCTACCATAGTGATCGGAAAAAGCTGGCGCAAAACACCTTCAAGGTAAATACGATGCTCTACCCGGAAAGCTCCCGGGTTTACCACAGCTATGCGCGGGCTTGCAAAGATTTAGGGGATACGGATTTGGCCATTGAAAACTTTTCCAAATCACTCGAATTAAACCCGGAAAATAACCTGGCAGCCCATGAATTGGAGGAGTTACGAAAAGGGGAGTGA
- a CDS encoding VOC family protein, protein MKRTSFLLVWALFFGCWNKSFAQPSSPPDLTAYFSAILVEDIQVSKQWYTEILGFDVVLESQIAKGFTILNLKRGNSALELIQLPGALSPAEAIESYHSKTRIKGFFKVGFKVNDLEAWVEFLQKNEVQFNGGVVEDPVSGNPMVIILDPDGNRIQLFEE, encoded by the coding sequence ATGAAAAGAACATCCTTCCTGCTTGTATGGGCGCTATTTTTTGGCTGCTGGAATAAGTCCTTTGCCCAACCTTCCTCGCCGCCAGACCTCACAGCTTACTTCAGCGCCATATTGGTGGAGGACATCCAGGTGTCTAAACAGTGGTACACTGAAATACTTGGATTTGATGTCGTGTTGGAATCACAAATTGCTAAGGGTTTCACAATCCTTAATCTGAAAAGAGGAAATAGTGCCTTGGAGCTGATCCAACTTCCAGGTGCATTGTCTCCGGCTGAAGCCATTGAAAGTTACCATTCAAAAACGCGGATCAAAGGCTTTTTCAAAGTGGGTTTTAAAGTAAATGACCTGGAGGCATGGGTCGAATTCCTACAGAAGAATGAAGTTCAATTCAATGGTGGTGTGGTCGAAGATCCGGTATCTGGGAATCCAATGGTGATCATTCTTGATCCTGACGGGAACAGGATCCAATTATTTGAAGAATGA
- a CDS encoding MFS transporter: MKHQRIAVSAFFFINGFTHANWASRLPELQTFLGISHSGLGSLLFVMACGALFAMPFTGALTARFGSHKVCQFTGILLAFVSASIALQNNLYVEGVIFMITGFANGSMDVAMNEQAVLVERAYQKPIMSSFHAFWSIGMAIGAGSGAIFAKAGIPLKVHMFVIAGFALISFLWASNKLIKVQKAAEENKPPAFILPNSIIAPLGFIAFCGMLSEGSMIDWSAIYINEVVGSSKTISAISFGVFGAAMTLGRIFGDYFTLRLGKKKLLVIDSILAIVGLSVVLLFPVMPITTIGLFLIGIGLSTIVPIVYSTAGNTPGVSPGIGISMATTIGYSGFFIGPTSIGYLGDHYGLRIALVFTLVLLLLMFVLILIQRFKA, translated from the coding sequence TTGAAGCATCAACGAATTGCGGTATCGGCCTTTTTCTTCATCAATGGATTCACCCATGCGAATTGGGCGTCTCGCTTACCCGAGTTACAAACTTTCCTGGGTATCTCCCATTCGGGACTAGGCTCTCTGCTATTTGTTATGGCTTGCGGTGCGCTGTTTGCCATGCCATTCACTGGTGCTTTGACCGCAAGATTTGGGAGTCATAAAGTCTGTCAGTTTACCGGTATATTACTGGCTTTTGTGAGCGCGAGCATCGCTTTACAAAACAACCTCTATGTAGAAGGTGTAATCTTCATGATTACAGGCTTTGCCAATGGCTCCATGGATGTTGCAATGAATGAGCAGGCTGTGTTGGTTGAAAGGGCTTACCAGAAGCCCATCATGTCTTCTTTTCACGCTTTCTGGAGTATTGGAATGGCCATTGGTGCAGGATCAGGTGCCATTTTTGCCAAGGCTGGAATTCCACTTAAAGTGCACATGTTTGTGATTGCCGGATTTGCACTGATAAGCTTCCTTTGGGCCAGCAACAAACTCATCAAAGTGCAGAAAGCAGCTGAAGAAAATAAACCGCCTGCATTCATCCTTCCCAATTCAATCATTGCTCCATTAGGCTTCATCGCCTTTTGCGGCATGCTTTCGGAAGGCTCTATGATCGACTGGTCCGCGATATACATCAATGAAGTAGTAGGCAGTTCCAAAACCATCAGTGCGATCTCCTTTGGGGTATTTGGTGCCGCAATGACGCTTGGTCGTATCTTTGGCGATTACTTCACACTCAGGCTTGGCAAGAAAAAATTACTGGTCATCGACAGCATCTTAGCCATTGTCGGATTAAGCGTTGTTCTACTCTTTCCGGTGATGCCGATCACCACCATCGGCTTGTTCCTGATCGGAATTGGTTTATCTACGATTGTACCCATTGTCTACTCCACCGCAGGCAACACACCTGGTGTTTCTCCTGGCATCGGTATTTCCATGGCTACCACCATCGGCTATTCAGGTTTCTTTATTGGACCTACTTCCATTGGTTACTTAGGCGATCATTACGGCTTAAGGATCGCTTTAGTATTCACGCTTGTGCTCCTGCTTCTGATGTTCGTTTTGATTTTAATACAACGGTTTAAAGCATAA
- a CDS encoding serine hydrolase produces MSCFSYSNLNAQQYLPSAEAAPGEDTLSFWDIPVLKKAYFDASPNKRMDGIPVGQLGVNGGDKTMILKLAEEMSEGKHGNFDGLLIAHKGQLLFEYYGLRGRINLPHPQASATKTYTSLALGRAIQMGYLTMADLNKPLVSFLDELDPSKFVAGAELITLKNALTMTTGIRIPREQWEAFRNNPEQIKGQQEVQAILEHSEPITKASQKFLYGTGPGLIMQVIETVVPGSAKDFIKRELLDKLGITNYQWQTAPSGLPEAGWRTSMTSRDMIKWGTLARNRGKWNGEQLIPASFIETAIHRIVRESDDENFTDTGDVMNIGYGYFWWQADLKVGNKSYFSTSAQGGSGQYIVLIEELDLMVVTTVHRLEKSVLQLIADRILPAFIPTSSKEHLQYPPLEDRYLGQNPPGLTPELFAPGIVSTEAYVESRGDFSPDMTEFYFTRYGGEYKPSTLFVTKYENGAWSEAVDLGTDLNPYRDRFIPGWSEMKRQAPYKDLDVHGLSVSANGTYYLDEYTPEGDGPLRVARLINGEREAPKLAPEVINTGKWVAHPYIAPDESYLIFDVEREGDHGADIYISFRQPDGSWGTAVNMGVQINTGLYDQSPRVTPDGKYLFFWKGEEKQREDGSKYLVGSPYWVDARIIETFRAKQ; encoded by the coding sequence ATGAGTTGCTTCAGTTATTCCAACTTAAATGCACAACAGTATCTACCTTCGGCAGAGGCCGCGCCTGGAGAAGATACGCTTTCCTTCTGGGATATTCCTGTGCTGAAAAAGGCTTATTTCGATGCATCGCCTAATAAAAGAATGGACGGCATTCCAGTGGGGCAATTGGGAGTTAATGGCGGTGATAAAACCATGATCTTAAAATTGGCTGAGGAAATGTCTGAGGGTAAACATGGAAACTTTGATGGTTTGCTGATTGCCCATAAAGGTCAGCTGCTGTTTGAATATTATGGTCTACGAGGCCGCATCAACTTGCCACATCCCCAAGCCTCAGCTACTAAAACTTACACCAGCTTAGCGCTTGGTCGTGCGATACAAATGGGCTATCTGACCATGGCAGACCTGAACAAACCATTGGTCAGTTTTCTGGATGAATTGGACCCCTCAAAATTTGTCGCAGGGGCAGAATTAATCACCCTGAAAAATGCCCTTACCATGACGACAGGGATTCGGATTCCACGAGAACAATGGGAAGCATTTAGGAATAACCCGGAACAGATCAAAGGGCAGCAGGAGGTACAGGCCATTTTGGAACACAGTGAACCAATTACAAAAGCATCACAAAAATTTTTATATGGAACTGGTCCAGGCCTGATCATGCAGGTGATAGAAACGGTAGTTCCTGGATCAGCAAAAGACTTTATTAAGCGTGAACTCCTGGATAAATTGGGGATTACCAATTACCAGTGGCAGACAGCACCCAGCGGACTACCTGAAGCAGGTTGGCGAACAAGTATGACTTCTCGCGATATGATCAAATGGGGTACACTTGCCAGAAACAGGGGTAAATGGAATGGAGAACAGTTGATTCCTGCATCTTTTATTGAAACAGCCATCCACAGGATTGTTCGTGAGAGTGATGATGAAAATTTTACTGATACAGGTGATGTAATGAATATTGGTTATGGTTATTTCTGGTGGCAGGCCGATTTGAAAGTAGGCAATAAAAGCTACTTCAGCACCTCGGCACAAGGAGGTAGTGGTCAATACATCGTGTTGATTGAAGAGCTGGACTTGATGGTGGTGACCACCGTCCATCGATTAGAGAAGAGCGTTTTACAACTGATTGCAGACCGGATCTTACCGGCATTTATTCCAACTTCCAGCAAAGAACATTTACAATATCCGCCACTTGAAGATCGATACCTGGGTCAAAATCCCCCAGGATTAACTCCTGAATTATTTGCACCAGGCATCGTGTCGACAGAAGCGTATGTAGAATCTCGTGGTGATTTTTCGCCCGATATGACAGAGTTCTATTTCACTAGATATGGAGGGGAATACAAGCCATCGACTTTATTCGTGACAAAATATGAAAATGGTGCATGGAGTGAAGCAGTGGACCTGGGAACGGACCTCAATCCATATCGGGATCGATTCATCCCGGGTTGGTCTGAGATGAAACGCCAGGCGCCTTACAAAGATCTGGACGTTCATGGCCTATCAGTATCGGCAAATGGAACCTATTACCTTGATGAATACACCCCAGAAGGAGATGGCCCTTTGCGAGTTGCACGGCTGATCAATGGCGAGCGTGAAGCGCCTAAGCTAGCTCCCGAAGTGATCAATACAGGCAAATGGGTTGCTCATCCCTACATCGCGCCAGATGAATCATACCTCATATTCGATGTTGAGAGAGAAGGTGATCATGGAGCTGATATCTACATCAGTTTTCGACAGCCAGATGGTTCATGGGGAACTGCAGTAAACATGGGAGTTCAGATCAATACAGGGCTATATGATCAAAGCCCAAGGGTGACTCCCGATGGGAAATACCTGTTTTTCTGGAAAGGAGAGGAAAAGCAAAGAGAAGACGGGAGCAAGTATTTGGTTGGGAGTCCCTATTGGGTGGATGCCAGGATCATTGAGACTTTTAGAGCGAAACAATAA
- a CDS encoding fibrobacter succinogenes major paralogous domain-containing protein, whose protein sequence is MKNLKFLMTINLVWLMFCQETEPNKLIDIKGNEYTLKLYGETVWMIENLKITVDLSGRPIQYYVPNDDTTLVDTYGLLYDFETACKVCPKGWSLPNNEEWEKLLGDNGGYLASDYKDDQFWERDVNTNNSLFSVRPTGSGNNGEFPNHFGDRTLFWSRTMEDDHFVWTYIFERGKDSLRTASQHPTYAFSVRCVKSKSSMNRNLIQSATETGEFEE, encoded by the coding sequence ATGAAAAACCTAAAGTTTCTAATGACGATAAATTTGGTGTGGCTGATGTTTTGTCAGGAAACAGAACCGAATAAATTGATCGATATTAAGGGCAATGAATATACCCTGAAATTGTACGGAGAGACAGTCTGGATGATAGAAAACTTGAAGATAACTGTCGATTTATCAGGGAGACCCATCCAATATTATGTACCAAATGATGACACAACATTGGTAGATACCTATGGTTTATTATATGACTTTGAAACAGCATGTAAAGTATGTCCGAAAGGATGGAGTTTACCGAACAATGAAGAATGGGAAAAGCTATTGGGTGACAATGGAGGTTATCTTGCCAGTGACTACAAAGACGATCAATTTTGGGAGAGAGATGTAAATACTAACAATAGTCTGTTTTCTGTGCGCCCTACCGGTTCAGGGAACAACGGCGAATTCCCTAATCATTTTGGAGACAGGACATTGTTCTGGTCACGAACAATGGAGGATGATCATTTTGTCTGGACCTACATCTTTGAGCGAGGTAAGGATTCTCTTCGTACTGCCTCTCAGCATCCTACGTATGCTTTTTCGGTAAGGTGCGTAAAATCAAAGTCTTCCATGAATAGGAATCTCATTCAATCCGCAACCGAGACCGGCGAATTCGAAGAGTAG